The genomic interval CGATGCCGCGGGCGGTGGTGAGCCGGCCGCCGTAGGCGATCACGAGATCGTCCTCGGCAAGGCCGGCCCGCTGGCGCAGCACGCCGGCCGTGTTCTCGGGCAGCGGCCCGGCGGCGGGCACGTTGCGCACCAGCAGCGGACGCGAGCGCAGGTCGTAGGTGCGCTGCAGCCAGTCGGCGATCGAGGGGGAGACGGTGATCACGGCGTCGGCCCGCGGCACGGCGACGTGCTCGATCAGCGCCTCGAGCAGCGGCGCGAGCAGACGGCGCTCGCCCACGTTGCGATGGCGCCACAGCTCGTGGGAGTCGAAGACGATCTGCACCCGGCGCCCCTCGCGCCGGGCGAGCAGCTGCACGGCGAAGGCGGGGACCAGGGTGTTCGTGTCGTTGGCGTGGACCACGTCGGGCGCGAAGTCCCGGGCCGCACGGGCCGAGCGCCACCAGTAGGTGCCCAGCTCGATCGTCCGATAGGCGCGCCTGCCGAGGTCCCCGGCGACGGCGGTCCCGACCTGGCGCGCGCGGGCGGCGAGGCCCCGGGGTCGAGCGGGGGCCGACGAGGAGGGCGCATCGGCCGACGCCGACGTCGGCTCCGCCGCGCTCGCGTCCCCGCCGCGCCGCGTCAGCCGCGTGAGCTGCGGGGCGATCCGCTCCAGGGCGAACTCGGGGACGCGCTCGAGGGCGATCCCGCCCGGCAGCTGCGTGATGCCCGCCGCGTGGCCCTTCAGCCGGCGCTCGACGGCGATGATGCGCACGTCCATGCCCGCCGCGCGCAGCGACGCCGACTCCTTGAGGACCCGCGAGTCGTTCGCGGCATCGTTGTGCACGAGGACCGCGACGCGCGGCGCGGGGTCAGGCTCGGGCATGGCGCTCCTGGGACGAATATCGTGGGTCGGGCACACTGTACCTGCGCGATCGTCCCCGAGCCCCCAGGAGAACCAGCCCGATGAAGATCCTGTCCGTGGTGGGCGCTCGCCCGCAGTTCGTGAAGCTCGCGGCGGTCGCCGACGCCGCCGCGCAGCGGGACGATGTCCAGCACGTCATTGTCCACACCGGGCAGCACTACGACGCCGCCATGAGCGACGTCTTCTTCGCCGACCTGCGCATCCCCGCGCCCGACGTGAACCTGGGTGCGGGCTCGGGCAGCCACGGCCGCCAGACCGGCGCGATGCTCTCCGCGATGGACGAGGTCCTCGAGCAGCAGCAGCCGGACTGGGTGCTCGTCTACGGCGACACCAACTCGACGCTCGCGGGAGCCCTCGCCGCGGTGAAGATGCACGTGAAGGTCGCCCACCTCGAGGCCGGCCTGCGCTCCTTCAACCGCCGCATGCCCGAGGAGCACAACCGCGTGCTCACCGACCATGCGGCCGATCTGCTGCTGGCGCCCACCGAGGTCGCCCGCGAGCACCTCGAGGGCGAGGGCCTGGGGTCTCGCACCCTCGTGGTCGGCGACGTGATGACCGACGTCTGCCTGCGGGTGGCCGCCTCGGTCGCCGACCAGACGCTGCACCTTCCCGCGGGCATCGACGCCGTGGGCGACTTCGCGGTCGCCACCATCCACCGGGCCGACAACACCGACGACCCCGAGCGCCTCGCGGCCGTCCTCGGCGCCCTCCGGGTCTCGCCCCTGCCGATCGCCCTCCTCGCCCATCCCCGCCTGGTGGCGAAGGCCCGCGAGGCCGGCCTCCCGCTCGAGGGCGGCAGCGTGCACGTGGGCGAGCCGCTCGCGTACCCGGACCTCGTGGCCGCCGTCTCCCGCGCCCGCGCCGTCGTCACGGACTCCGGCGGGCTGCAGAAGGAGGCGTACCTGCTGGGCACCCCGTGCGTCACCGTGCGCACCGAGACCGAATGGGTCGAGACCCTCGAGGACGGCTGGAACCAGCTGGTCCCCGACCCGGCGGGCATCGCACGGGCCCTGGAGCGCCCCCGTCCCACGGCCGATCGCCCCGACCACTACGGCGACGGGCACGCGGCCGAGCGCGTGGTCGACGCCCTGCGCGAGCGCACCCGATGAGCCGCCCGCCGCGCATCGTCCTCGCGACCCGCGTCTTCACGCCCGAGGCCGTCGCCGCCGCCTTCCGCGAGGAGGCGCTCGTGCGCGCCCTCGAGGAGGCGGGCGCCGAGGTCACGGTCCTCACCACCCGGCCGCCGCGCGGCGTGACCGGGACGGACCGGGTGCGCCGCGTCGCCCGCTTCCCGGTCAAGCGCGACCACCAGCAGCAGGTGCGCGGCTACCTCTGCTACATGAGCTTCGACGTGCCGCTCGCCCTCCGTCTTCTGCTGCGACGCCGTCCGGACCTGATCGTCGCCGAGCCGCCGCCCACGACGGGCCTGGTCGCGACGGTGCTCGGCGTGCTGCGCCGCGTCCCGACGGTCTTCTACGCGGCCGACGTCTGGTCGGATGCGACCGAGAGCGTCGAGGGCGTCCCCGCTCCGATCCGCGCGGCGGTGCGGCTCATGGAGACCACCAGCTGGAAGCGGGCCGCGAAGGTCCTCACGATCTCCCCGGGGGTCGACGACCGGGTCGCCGCGCTCATCGGCCGCCGCCCCTCGCTCACGATGGTCGGCAACGGCATCGACACCGATACCTTCACGCCCGAGGGATCGCAGCCCGCCGAGGAGACCTCGCAGGGCCCGTACTTCGTCTACGGCGGGACGGTCTCCGAATGGCAGGGGGCCGACGTCTTCGTCGAGGCCTTCGCGCGGGTGCGCGCCCAGCACCCGGGCGCCCGTCTGCTGTTCTTCAGCGAGGGCAGCGGCAAGGAGGCGCTCGCGCAGAAGGTGGCAGACGAGGGCATCGAGGGCGTCGAGTTCCGGGGCCGGCTCGCCCCTGCGGACATGTCGCGCGTGCTGCGCGGCGCGGTCGCCGGGCTGAGCTCGATCACCCCGGGCCTAGGCTACGAGTTCGCCCTGCCCACGAAGATCTACGCGGCCACCGCCTCGGGCACGCCCGTGATCCATGCGGGGGAGGGCGCCGCCTTCGAGCGGGTGCGCGATGCGCAGCTGGGCTGGGCGAGCGCCTACGACCCCGCCGCCGTCGCCGCCTCGATGCACTCCGCGCTCGCCGGGGGGGACCGGCCGACGCCCGAGCACCTGCGCACCTGGACCCTGGAGAACGCCTCCCTGCAGGGCGCCGCCCAGCGGGCCGCCGAGGCGGTCCTCGAGGCGGCGCGCTAGGACCTGCCGGTCGGAACAGTCCGCTCAGAACCGGCCGCTCAGAAGACCAGGCGCACCGCGGGGATTCTCTGCGCGAGCAGGGAGATCGCGAAGGACACCGGCACCACGACGACGTACGCGACCGCCATCTGGCCCAGCTCGTCCCCGTCGCCCATCCACGGCAGCTGACGCAGCAGCACGAGGATCGCGAAGTGCGCGAGGAACACCCCGAAGGTCGCGTCCCCGAGCGTGCGCAGCACGTGCTGGGCACGCGGTCCGACCCGCCACCGCAGCGCGAGCGCGGTCACGCCCGCGAACAGGGCGATCGAATACACCATGACCAGCGGCGAGGTGTAGCCGGAGCCGAGCACCGCGATCCACGCGTCGGCTGCGGAGCCCGATCCGGCACCCGCCCCGCCCCGGTCCGCCTCGTAGACGGCCGTGAGCGCGACGACGCACAGGGGGCTCAGCGCGAGCAGCCAGGTCCCCGTGCGGCGGCCCGGCGGGGCCGCGACGGCCGCCCGTCCGATCACGAAGAAGCCCGCGAAGGCGAGCCCGAAGGTGAGGGCGCCCGCCTCGAGCGGCCTGTGCTGCGAGAGCCCGTCGAGCGACCCTCCGTCCGTCGGTCCCGCGGTGAGGAAGGGCACGGCGAAGGCGAGCGCGGTCCAGCCGCAGGCGAGGATGCCCATCCACCAGGCCCGTCGGCCCTCGTGCGCCCCGTGCTGGTGGAGGAACGCCGCGATGACGGGCGCGAGGGCGTAGAGGCCGAGGACCGCCCACAGGAAGTACAGGTGCACCGCCGTCTTGCCGGTGATGATCTCGTCGAGCGCGATGCCGGGCGAGATGTCGGCCCCCGCGAGCGGGTCGATGAGCAGCATGTAGACGGCCGACCACACCACGAGCGCGGGCACCACGCGCACCGCGCGCCGCCGCCAGAAGGCGCCCGGTCCGCGCCGGTGGGCGGCGGGATGCAGGTTCAGGGCGCCGGTCATCATGAGGAAGACGGGGACGGCGGCGGAGGCCGCCATGTCCAGCGCCGTCACACCGATCCCGACGGTCCCGGCCTCGACGCCGCCTCCCACCACGTGCACCATCACGACGCCGAGGATCGCGGCGATCCGCACGACGTCGAGGAGGGGCAGGTACTCGCGCGCCGGGGCGGATTGAGCCGAGTCGGGCGAGGAGTCGGAGGAGGTCATGCCGGGGGAGCCGGATCCTCTCTCAGGAGCCGGAGCCGCAGTCGACGCGGATCAGCTGCGAGTGGTCGGTCGTGAACACGGTGCTGCCCAGGTCCTGGGAGGCGCGGTTGACCAGGTCGAACGTGGAGGACCACGAGTAGGTCGTGTACTCCTTGTAGATGTAGCCGACGTTCGCGTCCTCGAGCATCTGGCACTGCTCCGCGAGCGGCACGGGGCCGTTCGACCCGGAGATCGCGTAGAGCAGCGCCCTGTCCTGCGAGGTCAGGGCCATGCCGGCGACGGGGTAGTAGACCTGCTGGCCGTGGATCGCGTACATGTGGGAGGCGCCGGAGAACGGGCTCGCGAGCACCTTCTTGCTCGTGTCCATCTCGGGAGCGGCCTTCTCCCAGGCCTCGACCTCGTCCTGCTGGAGGAAGCGGCCGCGGCCCTCGTAGGTCCAGGCCAGATTCATCTGGGCGTTGTCGATCCGGGTCGGTACGGAGCTCGCGGCCGCGACCACGGCCAGCAGGGTCAGCACGGCGGCGCCCCAGCGCGGGATCCTCTCCCCGTGCGGTGCGATCACCCGGGACCAGGCGCGCAGACCGGGGATCACGAGCACGCTCGTGAGCATCGTGACCGGCATCGAGAGGCGGTCCTGGCCGCGGTAGTAGAGGGTCGAGAGGTTCAGCGGCGAGTCGATCGCGGAGTCGAAGTAGAGCACGCCCATCACGAGCCAGGCGATCACGAGCCAGCGCTGCGGGCTGCGCCACGAGGCCACGAGGCCCGGCCACCAGAGCAGGGCGAGCACCACGCCGAGCGCCATCGGCCAGACCGTGAGCAGGCCCAGCAGCAGCTCGCCCAGGCCCGTCCACCACGAGACCTTCAGCCCCCCGCCGAAGTCGGTCACCACCGCCGCGAGGGGAGTCCAGGAGAGCAGTCCGACGGGCACGAGCGCCGCGATCGGCACGGCGAGCAGCCAGGGACGGCGCCGCGCGTGGGGGAGGGCGGTCACCGCGCTCAGGGCGGCGATCAGCAGCAGGGCCGTGACCGCCACGTTCGGGTGCATGAGCGCGAGGCCGAGCCCGGCCCCGCCGAGCGCGAGCACCGAGGCCAGATGCCGCAGCACGGGCCGCCCGGGGATGCCGTGGCCGGGCGCCGGCCCGTCGCCCGGACCCTCGCCCGTGGCCTCCTTCAGCAGAGCGCCCCAGAGGGCGACGATCGCCGCGGTGACCCCGGGCAGCATCGCGAAGCCGACCATGTTCGGGATCGCCGAGAGATGGATCCACTCGTCCCACGGCGCCGCGGGCGCGAGCAGGCCGACGATGCTCGCGGCGAACGGCCCCCAGCTCACCTCGGGCCACAGGGCGCGGGCGAGCAGAGCCATCCCCGTCACCCACGGCACCACCGCGAGCACCAGGCACGCGGCGTTCAGCAGCACCGGGATCGGCACCAGCGGGACCAGGGACGCGAGCGCGTGGAAGCCGCCGGGATAGGGGTTCGGCTGCCCGGTCGTGCTCGCGACCGTGCCGATCACCAGGGACGACGCGTCGCCCGTCTCCCGGATCCGCTCGAGGGCGGAGAGGTGGTAGAGGGTGTCCCAGCGCTCGAGGACCCGGTCGGCCCCTCCCGCCGCGTACGCGATCGGGACGATCGCGACGAGCGCCGCACCGAGGATCCACCAGGGGCCACCCGGGACCCGGCGCCGAGGAGCGGCCCCGTCCGGAGAGTCGGCCCCGTCGGAGCCCTCGACGACCGGGCGCCCGTCGAGCACGGTCGCCGGCAGGCGCAGGCCCAGGCGGCGGGCGAGCAGCCCGATCAGGATCATGAGCGCGGAGAGCACCCCGAAGGTCGCGAGCGACCAGGGCACGCCGGCCTTCCCCGCGATCACCGCTCCCACGCCCGCGATCGCGGCGCCGAGGGCGGGGGCGAGCGCGAGGGCGAGCAGGCGCCCGCCGCCGAGGACGCGCACGGCGAGGAATCCGGGGACGACGGCGGCGGCGAGGACCACGATCCCCGCGACCACCAGGAGCAGCAGGTCGGTCATGCGCCGCTCTGCGTGCGCTCGCGGTAGGCGGCGGGCTGCTCGGCCTCGTCCAGGGCGATCCGGCGTGCGAGGTAGGTGATGCGCTTCTCCTCGTTCTTCGCGCGGACCTCCTGCAGGGCGATGACGCCCAGCAGCACGATCACGGTCGCGTACAGCAGCAGGTCGGCGCCGCGGCCCACGCCCACCAGGTGGGCGACGCGGGTGAGCAGGCGGGGGAAGACGACGGCGGCGACGGCGAACAGCGCGAAGCCGAGGATCAGCAGGCGCCGCACGGCGAGCTGCCGGGCCCCGCGCGTGCGGAACAGCCAGAACGTGATCCCCAGGATCCCGAGGATCAGCAGGATCTGGATGACGAGCGTCGACCCCATCGCGCCCATCACGTCAGCCCCTGTCGGAGGGCGCGTCGTGGGTCGAGGCGGACCCGTCGCCGAGCACGAGCCGGGGCACGCCCTGCCAGTTCTCGGCCGTGGTGATGTCGCGACCGTCGACGACCAGGCGCACGCCCGGGACGTCGCCCGCGGCCAGCTCCCGGTACTCCGGGTGGTTGGTCTGCACGATCACCAGGTCCGCGTCCTCGCCCCGGTGCCAGGCGGCCCAGCCGAAGGAGGAGAGCTCCTCGTCGGAGTAGAACGGGTCCTGCACGCTCACCTGCGCGCCGCGGCGCTGCAGCTCCGCGACCACCGGGAAGACGCCCGAGAACGCGGTCTCCTTGACGCCCGCCCGGTAGGACGCGCCGAGCACCACGGCGCGCAGACCCGCGAGCGATCCGAGCAGCTCCTCCGCGCGCTGCACGAGGCGCGCCGGCACGGAGGCGTTCAGGGCGCGGGCCGTGCGCACGGTCTCGGCATGAGGATCGGTCGAGAGGTACAGCCGCGGGTAGACGGGGATGCAGTGCCCGCCCACGGCGATGCCGGGCTGGTGGATGTGCGAGTAGGGCTGGGAGTTGGAGGCCTCGATCACCTTGTAGACGTCGATGCCGTTGTCCTGGGCGAACAGGGCGAACTCGTTGGCCAGCGCGATGTTCACGTCGCGGTAGGTGGTCTCGGCGAGCTTCGCGAGCTCTGCCGCCTCGGGGGAGCCGAGGTCCCACACGCCGTTGGGTCGGGCGAGGTCGGGGCGCTCGTCGAAGGTGAGCATCGACTCGTAGAACTCCCGCGCACGGCGCGTGCCCTCGTCGTCGATCGCGCCGATCAGCTTCGGGTACTTGCGCAGGTCCGCGAACACGCGCCCGGTGAGCACGCGCTCGGGGGAGAAGACCATGAAGAAGTCCTCGCCCTGGGTGAGGCCGGAGATCTCCTCGATCATCGGGGTGAAGCGGCCGCGCAGCGTCCCCACCGGAAGGGTGGTCTCGTAGATGACGGTGGTGCCGGGGGTGAGGTGCCGGGCCAGGGAGCGGGTCGCGTCGTCCATCCAGCCGAAGTCCGGCTCGGAGGTCTCCTCGTCCACGAACAGCGGGACCACGAGCACCACCGTGTCGGCCTGGGGGATCGCCTCGGCGTAGTCGGTGGTCGCGCGCAGGCGCCCGGAGGGGACGAGCTCGGCGAGCTTCTCGGCGAGATGCGCCTCGCCGGGGAAGGGCTCGCGGGCCGCGTTGATCGCCTCGACCTGGCGCGGGTTCACGTCGACGCCCACCACCTGGCTCCCGGCCTCGGCGAACTGCACGGCGAGCGGCAGCCCGATCTTCCCGAGAGCGACGACGGCTGTGTTCACCGGTACCTGCTTCCTCCCGCATGCGGGCCTGCGGATGTGACGTGCTGTGTGGGCGGGGCGCGCCCGGCGCGCGGGCGCGGGATCGTCCCCGGTGGACAGGGTATCGTCCTGGGCCTGAGCGCACCCAGCGCGGACGTCGTCCCGGGAGGAAGTGGATGAGCGAGTCCCCCGACGGGACCGTCGAGCAGGCGGACCCGGGCGTCACCTCGACGTGGTTCGTCATCCCACTGTTCAACGAGGCCCAGGTCATCGGCGACGTCGTCACCGAGCTGCGCCGCCGCTATCCGCTCGTGGTCTGCGTGGACGACGGCAGCCGCGACGGCTCCGCGGAGATCGCGGCCGAGGCCGGGGCCGCCGTGGTGCGCCACCCCTTCAACATGGGCCAGGGCGCCGCCCTCAAGACCGGCATCGACTATGCGCTGCGCGATCCCGCGATGCGCCAGGTCGTGACGTTCGACGCCGACGGCCAGCACCAGGTCGACGACGCCGCGGCGATGATCGGCCTGCGCGAGCGCGAGGACGTGGACCTCGTGCTGGGGTCCCGCTTCCTCGACCAGCGCACGCGCCCGGGCCTGCTCAAGCGCCTCGTGCTGCGGGCGGCCGTGCGCTACACGAACCTCACCACCGGGGTGAAGCTCACCGACGCCCACAACGGTCTGCGCGTGATCGGCCGCGGCGCCTGCCGCCGCATCACCATCGAGCAGAACCGGATGGCGCACGCCTCCGAGATCGTCGAGGAGATCGGGAGGCTGCGCCTGAGCGTGCGCGAGCACCCGGTGCATATCCTCTACACCGACTACTCGAAGCAGAAGGGCCAGTCGATGCTCAACTCGGTGAACATCGTCATCGACATGCTCTTCCGCTGACCCCCGGCCCCCGCCCTGCCCCGCTCAGTCCCCGGACTTCGCGGTCGCCGTGCCGTCCGCGACCGAGGAGAAGAACTGCTTGGTCTCGGTCTCATCGGTGAGGATCGCGACGCCCGAGTTGTTCGTCTGGTAGCTCTCGGTGACGATCGGGATCGACAGGTTGGTGCCGTCCTTCATCGAGCGGCGCATGGCCAGTCCCGCCCGTCCGAGGTCCACGAGGCCCGTGTGGTCGTCGGTGAGCAGGGCGCCCGAGCCGGCGCCGGCGAGCTTCGCCTGGGCGAAGGGGTTCAAAAGCACCGCCGGCGAGGTCACGCGGTCCATGAGGGCGGCGACGAACTGCTGCTGGCGGGCCTGGCGTCCGATGTCGGCCGTGGGGTCGAAGTAGCGGGCCCTCACGAAGGCGAGCGCCTGCTCCCCGCCCACGTCGTGGCAGCCCTTGGCCATCTTCAGCCCGGACTTCTCGTCGTCCACGTCCTTGTCGATGCACAGGTTCACGTGCCCCACGGCGTCCACGGTGTCGGTGACGCCGTCGAAGCCGACCTCGACGTAGTGGTCGATGGTCATCCCCGTGAACTCCTCCACGGTCTTGACCATGAGCTGCGGACCGCCGAAGGAGTAGGCGGCGTTGAGCTTGTACTTCCCGTGCCCGGGGATGTCCACGAGGGTGTCGCGGGGCAGGGAGACCAGGTAGGACTTCCCGTTGGCGGCGCGGTGCAGGAGCATCATCGTGTCGGCGCGCCCGCCCTGGGTGCCGTCGTCGGCGACGCTCTTGCCGCCGCGGGCGTCCGAGCCCGCGATGAGGTACGTCGTGCCCGGGGTGTCCGCCGCGCCCGAGAGCGCGTCGACGTGCTCGATCCGCGAGTTCGCCCAGAGGGCGAGGCCGGCGCCCCAGCCCAGCACGATCACGAGCACGAGGGCGACGAGGGTCATGCCCAGCCGCATCGGCCGGGGGACGCGGGAGCGCCGACGGGGGCCTCCCGGTCGCTGCGGACCGCCGGGCTGGTCCGGTCCCTGGGGGCCCGACGGCGGGACGGCCGCGCCGGCGCCCGCGGCGCCTGCGCCCTCGTGGTGGTGCACCGGGGCGCCCTGGCGGGAGGACGGACGGGACGGGGAGGCGGGGGAGGAGCCCTGCTGCCCGGACGGGCCCTGCGGCGCCCTCTCGCCCGCCGGGAGGGCGCGCGTGGGCTGCTCGGGCTGCCGGGTGCGTCCGCCCGAGGCGGGGCCGACGGCCTGGACGCTGCTGCCGGCCCGGGCCCGCGAGCGCGGGGTGGGGCGGCGCGGTGCGCCCGGTCGCGGTGTGCGAGGGCGCGCGGATCCGCCGCGGGCGGGATCAGCGCGAGGGGCCTCCTCGAACGGGTCCTCCTGGTCGGAGGGGCGTGCCGAGCGTTCGTCCCGGTCGTCCACGGGCAGGGTCCTTCCGTCGTGTGCGCCGACGAGGGGAAGCGGGGTCGGCGCGCGTGCCCGACAGACTAGCCCCGGGATCTCCGAGCGCCCAGCGGCTGCGCGGCGCGGACGTGACGTGTTCGCGGCGCGCGGGCGGACGGCTGGGTGAACACGGGGAGCTCTCCGTAGACTTCGACGCACGCGGAGGCGCCCCCGTGACCTGCCCTTCGCCCGCAGACCCGGAGGAGACCCCGTGCAGGACGCCCCCATCACGCGAGATGCCGCGAACGGCGGTGTGAGAGTCGTCGCGGTCGTCGTCACGTACAACCGCGCAGCACTGCTCGAGTCCTGCCTCGATGCCCTCGCGGCGCAGGACCGTCGGCCCGACGCGGTCGTGGTCGTGGACAACGCCTCGACCGACGCCTCGGGGAGCGTGGCAGACGCCCACCCGATCGGGGCCGATGTGGTGCACCTGCACGAGAACGTCGGCGGCGCGGGCGGCTTCGCGACCGGCATCGCCCGCGCGCTCGAGGAGCACCGCGCCGACTGGGTGTGGCTCATGGACGACGACACCATCCCGCGGCCGGCCGCCCTGGCCGCCCTCACGGACGCGATCGACGCCTCCCCGGCGCGCCTGTCCGTGCTCAGCTCGCGGGCCGTGTGGACCGACGGGCGGGCCCACCCCATGAACCTGCCGCGACTGCGCGTGGGCGCGAGCGCGCAGGAGCGGGCCGACGCGCAGGCCGCCGGCGGGTACCCGATCCGCACCGCGAGCTACGTCTCCGTGCTGCTGCGGGCCGATGACGTGCGCCGCCTGGGCCTCCCCAACGCCGACTACTTCATCTGGTCCGACGACTTCGAGCACACGGGCCGCCTGCTGCGCCGCGGGCGCGGCATCCACGTGCCCGGCTCCGTCGTCGAGCACCGCACGAAGGTCTTCGCCAACGCCCAGGCCTCGCCGGGCGACCGCTTCTACTACGACGTCCGCAACCGCCTCTGGGCGCTCACCCGCACCCGGTCGTTCACCCTCTGGGAGCGCGCGATGTACGGCGGCAGCACCGTGCGCGGATGGCTGCGCCAGCTCGTGCGCCACCCCGAGCTCGCGCGCGTCGGCGCACGAGGTCTGCGCGACGCCCTGCGCGGCGGACCCCGACCCGGTGCACAGGTCCTGGACCAGGACCCCGGGGCGGCCTCCTCGATCACCCGCGTGGAGAGGTCCGCCGGGCGATGAGTGCGCTCACCCCGTCGGACCGGCCCGTCCCGTCGGACCCGCCCGTCGCCCACGACGTCACGGTGCTCATGCCCGTGTGGCGCGGCGACAGGGCCGATCGGTTCCAGGCGGCCGTCGCCTCCGCGACCACGCGGCAGACCCTCGCGCCGGCCGAGCTGCTGCTGAGCATCGACGGGCCGCTGACCCCCGAGCTCGACGCGGTCGTCGCCGCGATCGAGGCCGGCGAGCACGGTCCCGCCCGGGTGCTGCGCGCAGAGGCCCACCAGGGCCTCGCCCTCACCCTCCAGCGCGGGCTCGAGGCCGCGACCACGACCCTCGTGGCACGCGCCGACGCCGACGACCTCTGCCGTCCCGATCGCCTCGCCCTGCAGGTCGGAGCGATGCAGGACGGCGGCCTCGACCTGCTCAGCGGCACCCTCCAGGAGTTCTCCGACGCGGTGCCCGTCGGCACCGGCCCCCTGCGCACACGGCCGCTCGCGCACGCCGAGATCCTCGCCTACCTCC from Brachybacterium kimchii carries:
- a CDS encoding glycosyltransferase — encoded protein: MPEPDPAPRVAVLVHNDAANDSRVLKESASLRAAGMDVRIIAVERRLKGHAAGITQLPGGIALERVPEFALERIAPQLTRLTRRGGDASAAEPTSASADAPSSSAPARPRGLAARARQVGTAVAGDLGRRAYRTIELGTYWWRSARAARDFAPDVVHANDTNTLVPAFAVQLLARREGRRVQIVFDSHELWRHRNVGERRLLAPLLEALIEHVAVPRADAVITVSPSIADWLQRTYDLRSRPLLVRNVPAAGPLPENTAGVLRQRAGLAEDDLVIAYGGRLTTARGIEETIAALPHLPARVHFVLLGYGEADYERSILASARTAGVADRVHLVGAVAPAEVSAALADGDVAVVHVQPVCLSYRFALPNKLFESIRAGLPIAAADLPDMRAVVEELGVGEVFEGSDPAELAAALQRILAAPEAYRQRAREAAPDLTWEAEATGLLEAYRLVLAGEDA
- the wecB gene encoding non-hydrolyzing UDP-N-acetylglucosamine 2-epimerase, with the protein product MKILSVVGARPQFVKLAAVADAAAQRDDVQHVIVHTGQHYDAAMSDVFFADLRIPAPDVNLGAGSGSHGRQTGAMLSAMDEVLEQQQPDWVLVYGDTNSTLAGALAAVKMHVKVAHLEAGLRSFNRRMPEEHNRVLTDHAADLLLAPTEVAREHLEGEGLGSRTLVVGDVMTDVCLRVAASVADQTLHLPAGIDAVGDFAVATIHRADNTDDPERLAAVLGALRVSPLPIALLAHPRLVAKAREAGLPLEGGSVHVGEPLAYPDLVAAVSRARAVVTDSGGLQKEAYLLGTPCVTVRTETEWVETLEDGWNQLVPDPAGIARALERPRPTADRPDHYGDGHAAERVVDALRERTR
- a CDS encoding glycosyltransferase family 4 protein, producing the protein MSRPPRIVLATRVFTPEAVAAAFREEALVRALEEAGAEVTVLTTRPPRGVTGTDRVRRVARFPVKRDHQQQVRGYLCYMSFDVPLALRLLLRRRPDLIVAEPPPTTGLVATVLGVLRRVPTVFYAADVWSDATESVEGVPAPIRAAVRLMETTSWKRAAKVLTISPGVDDRVAALIGRRPSLTMVGNGIDTDTFTPEGSQPAEETSQGPYFVYGGTVSEWQGADVFVEAFARVRAQHPGARLLFFSEGSGKEALAQKVADEGIEGVEFRGRLAPADMSRVLRGAVAGLSSITPGLGYEFALPTKIYAATASGTPVIHAGEGAAFERVRDAQLGWASAYDPAAVAASMHSALAGGDRPTPEHLRTWTLENASLQGAAQRAAEAVLEAAR
- a CDS encoding acyltransferase, with amino-acid sequence MTSSDSSPDSAQSAPAREYLPLLDVVRIAAILGVVMVHVVGGGVEAGTVGIGVTALDMAASAAVPVFLMMTGALNLHPAAHRRGPGAFWRRRAVRVVPALVVWSAVYMLLIDPLAGADISPGIALDEIITGKTAVHLYFLWAVLGLYALAPVIAAFLHQHGAHEGRRAWWMGILACGWTALAFAVPFLTAGPTDGGSLDGLSQHRPLEAGALTFGLAFAGFFVIGRAAVAAPPGRRTGTWLLALSPLCVVALTAVYEADRGGAGAGSGSAADAWIAVLGSGYTSPLVMVYSIALFAGVTALALRWRVGPRAQHVLRTLGDATFGVFLAHFAILVLLRQLPWMGDGDELGQMAVAYVVVVPVSFAISLLAQRIPAVRLVF
- a CDS encoding DUF6541 family protein, yielding MTDLLLLVVAGIVVLAAAVVPGFLAVRVLGGGRLLALALAPALGAAIAGVGAVIAGKAGVPWSLATFGVLSALMILIGLLARRLGLRLPATVLDGRPVVEGSDGADSPDGAAPRRRVPGGPWWILGAALVAIVPIAYAAGGADRVLERWDTLYHLSALERIRETGDASSLVIGTVASTTGQPNPYPGGFHALASLVPLVPIPVLLNAACLVLAVVPWVTGMALLARALWPEVSWGPFAASIVGLLAPAAPWDEWIHLSAIPNMVGFAMLPGVTAAIVALWGALLKEATGEGPGDGPAPGHGIPGRPVLRHLASVLALGGAGLGLALMHPNVAVTALLLIAALSAVTALPHARRRPWLLAVPIAALVPVGLLSWTPLAAVVTDFGGGLKVSWWTGLGELLLGLLTVWPMALGVVLALLWWPGLVASWRSPQRWLVIAWLVMGVLYFDSAIDSPLNLSTLYYRGQDRLSMPVTMLTSVLVIPGLRAWSRVIAPHGERIPRWGAAVLTLLAVVAAASSVPTRIDNAQMNLAWTYEGRGRFLQQDEVEAWEKAAPEMDTSKKVLASPFSGASHMYAIHGQQVYYPVAGMALTSQDRALLYAISGSNGPVPLAEQCQMLEDANVGYIYKEYTTYSWSSTFDLVNRASQDLGSTVFTTDHSQLIRVDCGSGS
- a CDS encoding DUF2304 domain-containing protein; its protein translation is MGAMGSTLVIQILLILGILGITFWLFRTRGARQLAVRRLLILGFALFAVAAVVFPRLLTRVAHLVGVGRGADLLLYATVIVLLGVIALQEVRAKNEEKRITYLARRIALDEAEQPAAYRERTQSGA
- a CDS encoding nucleotide sugar dehydrogenase, whose protein sequence is MNTAVVALGKIGLPLAVQFAEAGSQVVGVDVNPRQVEAINAAREPFPGEAHLAEKLAELVPSGRLRATTDYAEAIPQADTVVLVVPLFVDEETSEPDFGWMDDATRSLARHLTPGTTVIYETTLPVGTLRGRFTPMIEEISGLTQGEDFFMVFSPERVLTGRVFADLRKYPKLIGAIDDEGTRRAREFYESMLTFDERPDLARPNGVWDLGSPEAAELAKLAETTYRDVNIALANEFALFAQDNGIDVYKVIEASNSQPYSHIHQPGIAVGGHCIPVYPRLYLSTDPHAETVRTARALNASVPARLVQRAEELLGSLAGLRAVVLGASYRAGVKETAFSGVFPVVAELQRRGAQVSVQDPFYSDEELSSFGWAAWHRGEDADLVIVQTNHPEYRELAAGDVPGVRLVVDGRDITTAENWQGVPRLVLGDGSASTHDAPSDRG
- a CDS encoding glycosyltransferase family 2 protein, whose protein sequence is MSESPDGTVEQADPGVTSTWFVIPLFNEAQVIGDVVTELRRRYPLVVCVDDGSRDGSAEIAAEAGAAVVRHPFNMGQGAALKTGIDYALRDPAMRQVVTFDADGQHQVDDAAAMIGLREREDVDLVLGSRFLDQRTRPGLLKRLVLRAAVRYTNLTTGVKLTDAHNGLRVIGRGACRRITIEQNRMAHASEIVEEIGRLRLSVREHPVHILYTDYSKQKGQSMLNSVNIVIDMLFR